From the genome of Solibacillus sp. FSL H8-0538:
CAACAATCATCCTGCTCTAGTTGTTATCCCAGTATTTTGGTGATGAGCCTTTTATTTTTCTTTTCATTTATAAATGTAATAGCTTCTATAATTCTTTTATACTTTGGATTAAAAGCACTCAATAAACTTTTGCTTTGATTGGCATGCTTAGTTAATAATCAGCTCCTCTTCAGAATAGCATAAAAACTCATTTGCAATTGATTATTGCAAATGAGTTTTTAATTACTAGCCGCCATCTAGCTTGGTTATAAAAAAAAGGCTTACTTTAAGTATTCTAATTTAATTATTTTGCTCAAGGCATTGGTAAACCGCCATCATATCTCGTTTATTTAACTCCCGAATACGAATAAAAATTGGAATATCTGCAACAGCCTCAATAGTTACGCTTTCAGCAACTACATCACTTACTTTGCCAGTTAGCCATGTTTTTACTGGTATCCCTTCAACAAGCTCCCGAAGGCCATGCTCATTGATGCCACTTGCATAACAACTTACACAAGGAATTGTTAATTTAAACACGCCATCATGGAGCCCGTCTTCCGAAATTACTTTCTTTCCTTTACAGAATGGACATGGCTCGCTTTTTTTAATTTTATTAATTTGGGTAACTAATTTTTTGTAACCAAATACTTCATAAACATACGTCAGTTTTTTGTATTTCCCATTGGTGAAATACTTATCAATGATGGTTTCTCTCGTTTCGGTGATATTATCAAAATCACAGATTGTGACCCGATTATTAAGGCTGATGGATTCGATATTGCCGCTAATACTGTCCCAAAATGGCAGAACATTTTGTAACACCACTTCATAGTGGGCAAAGCTTGCCTGCTCCAGCTCAAGCATTTTCAGCGCGACTTGTGTTTCCCGAGGCAAAAGGGAGACATCTTCCGTCAAAGCCATAGCGCCTCCGACAATGGCCTTCATTTTTTCTAGTAGCTGTAAATTCCCAACGGTTTGCATCACTTGATCAAGAGGCTGTTGAATAATGTCCCGTATATCCGTGTCACCAAATTTCAGCTTTTTATGATGATTCAGTACGGTTCCTTGACAGATTGGACAAGTAATCATTTCTTTGGATTCTTTGATTTGCTCTTTAATAATCGATTTCGAAACAAATATATAGCGCCCAATGAGGAGATTAAAGCCTTCCCAAGTCCTCGACGCCTTGCCTGCTTTATCATAGAATGACTTTTCCCAATACCCATATAAAAAGGTATGTTTTTCTGCTTCCGTCATGTCATTGTAACTTTTACTTATATCCTGCCCGAGCTCATTTTTAATCTCATCAAAGAGGAATTGCAATTTTGGATATTGATAGAATTTTAAAACCTCCATCACGTCTGGATGAAGTAAGCCATCCCAAAATGGCACGGTTTTGTCCTGAATTACAATATCTATATCAAATTTCTCAATCACTTGGCGGCCCGAGCAGGATGGACAATGGTTTTGCTGATTATAGAAATCGAAGCTATACGTATCTTTATTGGTTGGATGCGCCGCGACTATATGGTTGATCAAGCCGCCCATTTCATAGAGAAAACTATATTGACTATACAAGTGACGTTCCAGATCAATGGCGATGACGGGTGCAATTGTATCCGATTCGTATTCACCATAAATTAAACGAGCCATTGATGATAAGCTTTTTAAGATGCCGCCCTTATAGATGTTTTCTGCATTATTAAAATAGGCAATTTGATTTTCTTTTAAATAGTTAATTCCATTTTGTGACTTTAGTGTTGAAGAAATTTGCAATGGAGCAACTGTAGCTGCACTGTTTTGCCTGCGATAATAATCATTATGACTGACAACATCAAGGTGCTCCACAGGTACAGGCTGTCTTTTACCAAAATCAACGATAAAATCAGAGTTTTCTAGCATATAAGCATTATGTTCAATCAATATCATGGAGACAGATTCATCCGTCAGAATGTCCCTGATGCTATCAATGAATTGATTTAAAATATTTTGTGATAAACCTTTTGAAGGCTCGTCAAAAATAAAAAGCGTATGTGGGTTTCTTGAGTTGGCAAACAGCTCTGAAACTAAATGGACACATTGAAATTCACCCGTCGATAAGGACTGTGTTTTTCTTTCCAACGTCAAATACCCAAGTCCAAGTTTAATCAATAAGCTCAAACGTTTATGCGCGATGTCTTCGTTTGGCAGTTCATCAATAATATCTTCAATCGAGCGCTGAAAAATATCTTCAATATCTTCACTATATTTTGTGAGTTTCTTTTTAATATCAAGAAAAGTCGCAACAGTTGACCGACTAGTAATCGATTGGTTCCGATCTTGCCCAACCATGACCAGTTTATCTTTTGGATAGCGCTTCAGAAAATCTTTGGCCATACACTCATTGACAAGTGTCGATTTTCCACATCCAGACTCCCCCGTAAAAGTGACAATTCTATTTTGGGGAATCTGTATCTCAGCCATTTGAATATTACGACAGTAAAGATCCTGAAATTGATAGTATTCTGTGGGTATAGCCCGATTTCGTTCCCAAGTAATTGGTTTTGGACGTGGTGATTCTTCAACAATTTTCCCGCCGTATTTACCACTACCAGGCCCAAAGAACAATTGCTCATTCGTTGTGTCGAGCACCGTGTCAGAATGGTCAATAAGCCAAATTTGATTTTTATAGCCCAATTGTTGAATCTGTTCTAAAATTCCTAATAACGTTTGGTGATCTAGCCCCACGGAGATTTCATCAATTATAATGACCGTATTTTCACTTGTTGCCATGAATTCTGCCAAATAAAGTCGTGTTAATTCTCCACCTGACAATGTTCCCATAATGCGATTTAAAGTTAAGTAACCAATATTCATATTGATGATATTTTTAAGAATATGTTGTTTAGCTTCACTAATATTTAAAACGTCTGCTAGTGAAAAAATGGTCTCAATGCATAAGTCGTTAATATCGGAAATATTCTGTGGTTTATCAAATAATTCAATCATATATTGCCCGGCTTCTT
Proteins encoded in this window:
- a CDS encoding ATP-binding cassette domain-containing protein, translated to MKINQLIANNINKLDAVLPGEESLGIAGLSGSGKTTFCLTIGEESKKRLVSLLPKAEYQYLFPTIMETNFSAIKMEEMPLVLFLGRSSISSNPRSTMGTHTGVFTEIRVTLAEKYNLSPEVFSFNNELGWCPACKGRGTTKNIECPKCKGKRYNQEAGQYMIELFDKPQNISDINDLCIETIFSLADVLNISEAKQHILKNIINMNIGYLTLNRIMGTLSGGELTRLYLAEFMATSENTVIIIDEISVGLDHQTLLGILEQIQQLGYKNQIWLIDHSDTVLDTTNEQLFFGPGSGKYGGKIVEESPRPKPITWERNRAIPTEYYQFQDLYCRNIQMAEIQIPQNRIVTFTGESGCGKSTLVNECMAKDFLKRYPKDKLVMVGQDRNQSITSRSTVATFLDIKKKLTKYSEDIEDIFQRSIEDIIDELPNEDIAHKRLSLLIKLGLGYLTLERKTQSLSTGEFQCVHLVSELFANSRNPHTLFIFDEPSKGLSQNILNQFIDSIRDILTDESVSMILIEHNAYMLENSDFIVDFGKRQPVPVEHLDVVSHNDYYRRQNSAATVAPLQISSTLKSQNGINYLKENQIAYFNNAENIYKGGILKSLSSMARLIYGEYESDTIAPVIAIDLERHLYSQYSFLYEMGGLINHIVAAHPTNKDTYSFDFYNQQNHCPSCSGRQVIEKFDIDIVIQDKTVPFWDGLLHPDVMEVLKFYQYPKLQFLFDEIKNELGQDISKSYNDMTEAEKHTFLYGYWEKSFYDKAGKASRTWEGFNLLIGRYIFVSKSIIKEQIKESKEMITCPICQGTVLNHHKKLKFGDTDIRDIIQQPLDQVMQTVGNLQLLEKMKAIVGGAMALTEDVSLLPRETQVALKMLELEQASFAHYEVVLQNVLPFWDSISGNIESISLNNRVTICDFDNITETRETIIDKYFTNGKYKKLTYVYEVFGYKKLVTQINKIKKSEPCPFCKGKKVISEDGLHDGVFKLTIPCVSCYASGINEHGLRELVEGIPVKTWLTGKVSDVVAESVTIEAVADIPIFIRIRELNKRDMMAVYQCLEQNN